Proteins from one Alysiella filiformis genomic window:
- a CDS encoding succinate dehydrogenase assembly factor 2 has protein sequence MAQFNETDKRRIRFQTRRGLLELDIVLKRFMAKEYDQLSDEELAIFVDILALEDQEFLAIINQYQTPQRADFEPILHKIRTA, from the coding sequence ATGGCACAATTTAACGAAACAGACAAACGCCGCATTCGTTTCCAAACCCGCCGTGGTTTGCTGGAACTGGACATCGTGTTAAAACGATTTATGGCAAAAGAATACGACCAATTAAGCGATGAAGAATTGGCAATTTTTGTGGATATTTTGGCTTTGGAAGACCAAGAATTTTTAGCCATCATCAACCAATATCAAACGCCACAACGTGCTGATTTTGAACCCATTTTGCACAAAATTCGCACCGCTTGA